From a region of the Methanoculleus receptaculi genome:
- a CDS encoding glycosyltransferase family 4 protein has product METYKIAFFCWESLHSRFKVGGLAPAATHLAEHLAAGGHEVHFFTRGEEEDADINGVHYHYCLPYGDNIVDYCRTMSNMLLNAFRAHDTPPFDILHFHDWHMVEAMHILRDRNTILSYHSTEYGRNGGNFGGWWEFQEISGKEWYGGYIAKAVTTVSNSTKTEVMWLYGVPEWKVTVIPNGIDPDAYRIQVDPGAVKKRYGIHPLAPVLLFVGRLTYQKGPDLLVQAIPTILARRWDVQFLFAGTGDMRESLEKMATGLPVQFLGYVADEEHLQILNACDLVVIPSRNEPFGLVLTEAWSAERCVVATDVGGLAENIENFKDGIKVPVRPESIAWGVCLLINDPAHMQRLGQAGRRKVMERFRWSVVTDRMLEVYRKVIAAGRDSGGGEG; this is encoded by the coding sequence ATGGAAACGTATAAGATAGCATTCTTCTGCTGGGAATCTCTCCACTCCAGGTTCAAGGTTGGCGGGCTTGCACCGGCGGCAACCCACCTTGCAGAGCACCTGGCGGCAGGGGGGCACGAGGTTCACTTCTTCACACGGGGCGAGGAGGAGGATGCAGACATCAACGGTGTCCACTACCATTACTGCCTGCCCTACGGCGACAACATCGTCGACTACTGCAGAACTATGAGCAACATGCTTCTCAACGCCTTTCGGGCTCACGACACACCGCCGTTTGACATCCTCCACTTCCACGACTGGCACATGGTTGAGGCGATGCACATCCTGCGCGACCGCAACACCATTCTCTCCTACCACTCGACCGAGTACGGCCGAAACGGCGGAAACTTCGGTGGCTGGTGGGAGTTTCAGGAGATATCAGGCAAAGAATGGTATGGCGGCTACATCGCAAAAGCGGTCACAACGGTATCAAACTCAACAAAGACCGAGGTGATGTGGCTTTATGGCGTCCCGGAATGGAAAGTCACCGTCATCCCGAACGGGATCGACCCCGACGCATACCGCATCCAGGTCGACCCCGGGGCGGTGAAGAAACGTTACGGCATCCATCCCCTTGCACCCGTTCTCCTCTTTGTCGGCCGCCTCACCTACCAGAAGGGGCCCGACCTCCTGGTTCAGGCCATACCCACGATCCTTGCCAGACGTTGGGACGTCCAGTTCCTCTTCGCAGGCACCGGGGATATGCGCGAGAGCCTGGAGAAGATGGCAACCGGTCTTCCTGTCCAGTTCCTGGGCTACGTCGCCGACGAAGAGCACCTCCAGATCCTGAACGCCTGCGACCTTGTAGTCATACCAAGCAGAAACGAGCCCTTTGGACTCGTCCTTACAGAAGCCTGGAGCGCTGAGCGTTGCGTCGTCGCGACAGACGTCGGGGGGCTCGCCGAGAACATAGAGAACTTCAAGGACGGTATCAAGGTCCCCGTCCGTCCGGAATCGATAGCCTGGGGGGTGTGCCTCCTCATCAATGACCCCGCACACATGCAGCGACTCGGGCAGGCGGGGCGACGGAAGGTTATGGAGAGGTTCCGGTGGAGTGTCGTCACTGACCGGATGCTTGAGGTCTACCGGAAGGTTATTGCAGCAGGCCGCGACAGCGGCGGCGGGGAGGGATGA
- the glgB gene encoding 1,4-alpha-glucan branching protein GlgB, protein MQQRLDDITKTGSLITDYDVYLFRQGTHTRLYEKLGSHIAISSGVKGTFFAVWAPNAVEVSVIGDFNGWVAGKNPLRARSDGSGIWEGFIPGVGHGDLYKYYIRSRYNNYSVEKGDPFACYWEVPPKTASIVWDTSYSWHDRAWMRRREEFNNPAAPISTYEVHAGSWRLPDDGKGRCMSYQELAVELASYLLDTGFTHVEFLPIMEHPLYASWGYQTLGYFAPTSRYGTPQDFMHLVDYLHKRGIGVILDWVPSHFPSDGYGLSYFDGTHLYEHEQPGQRYHPEWKSYVFNLGRNEVRSFLISSAVFWLDRYHADGIRVDAVSSMLYLDYARRPGEWTPNIYGGRENLDAIGFLRKLNDTVHANYPDTLAIAEEATAWAGVTAPGATGGLGFDLKWNMGWMHDTLDYFALDPIYRKYRHDILTFSISYAFSERYILPLSHDEVVHEKSALIGKMPGDEWQKRANLRLLFGYMFTHPGKKLLFMGGEFGQWSEWNHETGLEWHLLQYAPHRGILRWVTDLNRLYRRKTALHECDAKPSGFEWVDFSDAEKSIISYLRRGRSVDDIVLVACNFTPVPRYGYRIGVPFGGFWREVLNSDAVEYGGSGVGNLGGVEAEQVPAHGRAWSLPLTLPPLAVVIFTPEGA, encoded by the coding sequence GTGCAGCAGAGATTGGACGATATCACAAAGACGGGGAGTCTCATAACCGATTACGATGTCTACCTCTTTCGGCAGGGGACACACACACGCCTCTACGAAAAACTGGGGTCGCACATCGCCATCTCCAGCGGCGTTAAAGGAACATTCTTTGCGGTCTGGGCGCCAAACGCCGTGGAGGTCTCGGTCATAGGTGACTTCAACGGCTGGGTGGCCGGGAAAAACCCGCTAAGGGCACGGAGCGACGGGTCAGGCATCTGGGAGGGGTTTATCCCGGGTGTCGGTCATGGGGATCTCTACAAGTACTACATCAGGAGCCGCTACAACAACTACTCGGTGGAGAAAGGCGACCCGTTCGCCTGCTACTGGGAGGTTCCGCCGAAGACCGCCTCAATCGTCTGGGATACCTCCTACTCCTGGCATGACCGGGCGTGGATGCGGCGTCGGGAAGAGTTTAACAACCCCGCCGCTCCGATCTCAACCTATGAGGTCCACGCCGGGTCGTGGCGGCTGCCGGATGATGGAAAGGGACGGTGCATGAGTTACCAGGAACTCGCAGTAGAACTCGCAAGTTACCTCCTCGATACAGGGTTTACACATGTCGAGTTCCTCCCGATCATGGAGCACCCGCTTTACGCCTCCTGGGGTTACCAGACTCTCGGTTACTTCGCCCCGACGAGCAGGTACGGCACCCCGCAGGACTTCATGCATCTCGTCGACTACCTGCACAAGCGCGGGATCGGGGTGATCCTGGACTGGGTGCCGTCCCACTTCCCCTCCGACGGATACGGCCTCTCCTACTTCGACGGCACCCATCTCTACGAGCATGAGCAGCCAGGCCAGCGCTACCACCCGGAGTGGAAGAGTTACGTCTTTAACCTGGGGCGAAACGAGGTTCGATCGTTTCTTATCAGCAGCGCCGTGTTCTGGCTCGACCGCTACCACGCCGATGGTATAAGGGTGGACGCGGTCTCCTCGATGCTCTACCTTGACTACGCCCGTCGTCCCGGTGAGTGGACTCCAAACATCTACGGGGGGCGAGAGAACCTGGACGCGATAGGGTTCCTCCGGAAGTTGAACGACACCGTCCATGCAAACTATCCTGATACGCTCGCCATAGCCGAGGAGGCTACCGCCTGGGCAGGGGTGACCGCGCCGGGTGCCACAGGAGGGTTAGGGTTTGACCTGAAATGGAACATGGGCTGGATGCATGACACGCTCGACTACTTCGCGCTCGACCCGATCTATCGGAAGTACCGGCACGACATCCTGACGTTCAGCATATCCTACGCCTTCTCAGAACGCTACATCCTCCCCCTCTCGCACGACGAGGTCGTCCACGAGAAGAGCGCGCTCATCGGAAAGATGCCCGGTGATGAGTGGCAGAAAAGGGCAAACCTCCGTCTCCTCTTCGGGTATATGTTCACGCACCCGGGAAAGAAACTCCTCTTCATGGGCGGGGAGTTCGGGCAGTGGTCGGAGTGGAACCACGAGACCGGGCTTGAATGGCACCTCCTCCAGTATGCCCCGCACCGGGGGATCCTCCGCTGGGTCACCGACTTAAACCGCCTGTACCGCCGCAAAACCGCTCTCCACGAGTGCGATGCCAAGCCTTCAGGGTTTGAGTGGGTTGACTTCTCGGACGCCGAGAAGAGCATCATAAGTTACCTGCGGCGCGGTCGGTCGGTCGATGATATCGTCCTTGTCGCCTGCAACTTCACGCCGGTACCACGTTACGGCTACCGTATAGGCGTCCCCTTCGGCGGGTTCTGGCGAGAGGTGCTCAACAGCGATGCGGTTGAGTACGGCGGGAGCGGTGTGGGGAACCTGGGCGGGGTGGAAGCGGAACAGGTTCCGGCGCACGGCCGGGCGTGGTCGCTCCCGCTCACGCTGCCCCCTCTTGCGGTCGTCATCTTCACCCCCGAGGGGGCGTAA